Proteins encoded by one window of Ignavibacteriota bacterium:
- a CDS encoding extracellular solute-binding protein, whose product MKISHINILFLLTCTVFISCGFSDKHDENNLTYWSSNNMDEIRFAKASTENWNNNNEHFKVSFQPVPEGQSSEEIILAAVVGKTTPDIYSNMWQGDVEAYAEAGVLIPLDTLDGFMQFIYKRCDSTVVEEIRALDGHIYQIPWKINPIMLIYNENIINGLTLGSPPKTYSEFLSSSKEFQNDEDGDGYVDRWFGYSEVQVTWWQRFFDFYPLYLAASGGAPLIKDRKAVFNNKYSVEVFKFLRTLYSKNYFSIEKLSSRQDVFLSSVIATRFTGPWEISHADKFAPKGFKYSFTEMPIPDDHTGPVYTYGDPKNIVIFNTCKYPERAWQYLKTMIDDEGDLQLLKITNQLPRRKDLLTNTLFEDYFNNNHKMKIIARQAKYVRGTDASPVLKEIFDLISQQYEACVVYGTKSPEQAVKDAADAVNLLFLE is encoded by the coding sequence ATGAAAATATCACATATAAATATTTTGTTCTTATTGACATGCACAGTTTTTATTTCATGCGGTTTTAGTGATAAACATGATGAAAATAATTTGACATATTGGTCTTCAAACAATATGGATGAAATTAGATTTGCCAAAGCATCAACTGAAAATTGGAATAATAATAATGAACATTTTAAAGTCAGTTTTCAACCCGTCCCGGAAGGTCAATCAAGTGAAGAAATTATACTTGCAGCGGTCGTAGGCAAAACAACTCCGGATATTTATTCAAATATGTGGCAGGGCGATGTTGAAGCTTATGCCGAAGCAGGAGTTTTAATTCCCTTGGATACCTTAGACGGTTTTATGCAGTTTATTTATAAAAGATGCGATTCAACGGTTGTTGAAGAAATTAGAGCATTAGACGGACATATATATCAAATCCCATGGAAAATAAATCCAATAATGTTGATTTATAATGAAAATATAATAAATGGTTTAACACTTGGTTCGCCGCCAAAAACTTATTCGGAATTTTTATCATCTTCAAAGGAGTTTCAAAATGATGAAGATGGTGACGGCTATGTAGATAGATGGTTTGGATATTCCGAAGTGCAAGTTACATGGTGGCAGAGATTTTTCGATTTTTATCCATTGTATCTTGCAGCCTCCGGCGGCGCGCCATTAATTAAAGACAGGAAAGCCGTTTTTAACAATAAATATTCTGTAGAGGTATTTAAATTCCTACGGACTTTATATTCAAAAAATTATTTTTCAATTGAAAAATTATCATCGAGACAGGATGTGTTTTTATCAAGCGTAATAGCGACAAGATTTACAGGTCCTTGGGAAATATCGCACGCGGATAAATTTGCACCGAAAGGTTTCAAATACAGTTTTACCGAAATGCCAATTCCGGATGATCATACCGGTCCGGTTTATACTTATGGTGATCCAAAGAATATTGTGATATTTAATACTTGTAAATATCCAGAACGGGCTTGGCAATATTTAAAAACCATGATTGATGATGAAGGTGATTTGCAATTATTAAAAATCACAAATCAATTACCAAGAAGAAAAGACCTCTTAACAAATACATTGTTCGAAGATTATTTCAATAATAATCACAAAATGAAAATTATTGCTCGGCAGGCAAAATATGTAAGAGGAACTGACGCATCGCCGGTTTTAAAAGAAATATTTGATTTGATCTCTCAGCAATATGAAGCGTGTGTTGTTTATGGAACAAAATCTCCGGAACAAGCAGTTAAAGACGCCGCCGATGCAGTTAATTTATTATTCCTTGAATAA
- a CDS encoding sugar ABC transporter permease, with product MKINKKKILPYILVSPYLIHFVLFIAFPVIFSVVLTFHKWNIISPMKYIGINNYVRLFQDATFFKSILNTLLFLVIHIPLQIIVALFLAEILNQKIKLQGFYRAAFFLPVIVSGVVVTIMWQQLFGFDTGILNRTLIKLGLGKVGWLTDPDIAMISIAVMATWKNVGLYIVLFLVGLQTVPAHYYEAADLEGATRLQKFFKITLPMINPTIFMIVILSTIGGFSLFIEPYIMTGGGPLNSTISAVLYIYKQGFFYYHMGYAATLGLFFAFIIFLVVVIQKKFVESDN from the coding sequence ATGAAAATTAATAAAAAGAAAATATTGCCTTATATTCTTGTATCGCCATACTTAATACATTTCGTATTGTTTATTGCATTCCCGGTCATTTTTTCAGTAGTACTTACTTTTCACAAATGGAATATAATCTCGCCGATGAAATACATTGGCATTAATAATTACGTAAGACTATTTCAAGACGCGACATTTTTTAAATCAATATTGAACACACTTTTGTTTCTCGTTATTCACATCCCGCTTCAAATCATTGTCGCGTTATTTTTAGCGGAAATATTAAATCAAAAAATTAAGCTGCAAGGATTTTACAGAGCCGCATTTTTTCTTCCTGTGATTGTTTCAGGAGTGGTTGTAACAATTATGTGGCAGCAGTTATTCGGATTTGATACTGGAATATTGAACAGAACTTTAATAAAATTGGGTCTTGGAAAAGTAGGCTGGCTTACCGACCCTGATATTGCAATGATTTCTATTGCGGTAATGGCGACATGGAAAAATGTCGGATTATATATTGTGTTATTTTTAGTAGGACTTCAAACTGTGCCCGCGCACTATTATGAAGCCGCAGATCTTGAAGGTGCGACGAGATTACAGAAATTTTTTAAAATTACATTACCAATGATAAATCCAACAATTTTTATGATTGTAATTCTTTCAACAATCGGCGGCTTCTCACTCTTTATTGAGCCTTATATTATGACCGGCGGCGGACCATTAAACAGCACAATATCGGCAGTACTTTATATTTATAAGCAAGGGTTCTTTTATTATCATATGGGTTATGCCGCAACTTTGGGATTATTTTTTGCATTCATAATTTTTTTAGTAGTTGTAATTCAGAAAAAGTTTGTAGAGTCGGATAATTGA
- a CDS encoding carbohydrate ABC transporter permease — translation MVMASLAPENEISNLTLLPSSISLNSYSQMISKIPIGRALLNSLFVSSIITFGVLIFGSMIGYALSRLEFKGRDTIFYIIIFTMTLPFQITLIPQYIIMVKFGWIDTFYSLIVPYLINSLGIIMFRQYFKTLPQSLIDAARLDGCGEFQIIFKILWPNSIPALVTIGIITFMASWNEVLWPLIVIRDESLMTMPQLVTLFAVGGRAESQLGVKLSSAVMLALPIISAYLFFQKYFIQSMASTGIKE, via the coding sequence ATGGTAATGGCATCGCTTGCGCCGGAAAATGAAATAAGTAATCTTACATTGCTTCCATCTTCAATTTCACTTAACAGCTATTCTCAAATGATAAGCAAAATACCAATTGGAAGAGCTTTGTTAAACAGTTTGTTTGTTTCTTCAATTATAACTTTTGGTGTCCTTATTTTCGGATCAATGATTGGTTACGCGTTATCCAGGTTAGAATTTAAAGGAAGGGATACAATATTTTATATTATAATTTTTACAATGACGCTTCCGTTTCAGATAACACTTATTCCTCAATATATAATTATGGTAAAGTTTGGATGGATTGATACCTTTTATTCGTTAATCGTTCCCTATTTAATTAACTCTTTGGGAATAATTATGTTTAGGCAATACTTTAAAACTTTGCCGCAAAGTTTAATTGACGCAGCACGTTTGGACGGATGCGGTGAATTTCAAATAATATTTAAAATTCTTTGGCCTAATTCAATTCCCGCTTTGGTAACAATTGGCATAATTACTTTTATGGCATCGTGGAATGAAGTACTTTGGCCTTTAATTGTGATTAGAGATGAAAGTTTAATGACTATGCCTCAGCTTGTTACACTTTTTGCCGTTGGCGGCAGAGCAGAATCTCAGCTTGGTGTAAAACTATCTTCAGCGGTTATGCTGGCATTGCCGATAATATCAGCGTATTTATTTTTTCAAAAATATTTTATACAGAGTATGGCTTCAACGGGAATTAAGGAATAA
- a CDS encoding glycoside hydrolase family 130 protein: MVSRSNIKLKANSEKVVLQYFDIGEVRSKKLIERILSLDKSITEKILIKVFADFGKRHRLFEELLMANYKKAKKNIAEKQRLTNDQKLLIGSYFSKEYSIEAAALFNPSIVVHPNQTKSSKDELNFIISLRAAGEGHISSIEFREGKIKKENKIDLVNKSRFASLPQKYVFAQEKEIDKRRLGNTLSNEERTDFLLTNYTAEFNPKVPLEERVLFPKSSSENIGMEDLRLVKFTDKGITKYYGTYTAYNGKSFRPQLLETEDFRKFKVSSLYGNAVYDKGFALFPRKINNKFVFTSRQDGENLYMMYSDNLYKWESKEIIRMPQNYWEFVQLGNCGSPLETEKGWLLIIHAVGPFRTYVISALLLDLNNPAKVIGALDEPLIQPNKIEREGYVPNVVYSCGSIIHKNNLVIPYAMSDSATGFTFADVNKILNKINFSL, from the coding sequence ATGGTATCTAGATCAAATATAAAATTAAAAGCAAATTCGGAAAAAGTAGTTTTGCAATATTTTGATATTGGCGAAGTAAGATCGAAAAAGCTGATTGAAAGAATATTATCATTAGATAAATCAATAACAGAAAAAATATTAATTAAAGTCTTTGCGGATTTTGGCAAAAGACATCGCTTATTTGAAGAATTATTAATGGCAAATTATAAAAAGGCGAAAAAAAATATTGCCGAAAAACAAAGGTTGACTAATGATCAAAAACTCTTAATTGGTTCTTATTTTTCCAAAGAATATTCTATTGAAGCTGCGGCTCTTTTCAATCCTTCAATTGTTGTTCATCCCAATCAGACAAAATCAAGTAAAGATGAACTTAATTTTATTATAAGTCTTCGCGCAGCGGGTGAAGGTCATATTTCTTCTATTGAATTTAGAGAAGGAAAAATAAAAAAAGAAAACAAGATCGATTTAGTAAATAAAAGCAGATTTGCCTCGCTTCCACAGAAGTATGTATTTGCTCAGGAAAAGGAAATTGATAAACGAAGACTTGGAAATACTTTATCGAATGAGGAAAGAACAGATTTTTTACTGACTAATTACACAGCGGAGTTTAATCCCAAAGTTCCATTGGAAGAAAGAGTACTGTTTCCAAAATCATCAAGTGAAAACATTGGGATGGAAGATTTACGCTTAGTAAAATTTACGGATAAAGGTATAACTAAATATTATGGAACTTATACGGCTTACAATGGAAAATCATTCAGACCGCAATTACTTGAAACCGAAGATTTTAGAAAATTTAAAGTAAGTTCTTTGTATGGAAATGCGGTTTATGACAAAGGTTTTGCTTTGTTCCCGCGAAAGATAAATAATAAGTTTGTATTTACATCAAGACAAGACGGTGAAAATTTATATATGATGTATTCTGATAACTTGTACAAGTGGGAATCAAAAGAAATTATTAGGATGCCTCAAAATTATTGGGAATTTGTTCAATTGGGAAATTGCGGTTCACCGCTTGAAACTGAGAAAGGCTGGCTTTTAATAATACACGCTGTTGGTCCTTTTAGAACATATGTTATAAGCGCGTTGCTATTGGATTTAAATAATCCCGCAAAAGTAATTGGCGCTTTAGATGAACCTCTCATTCAGCCAAATAAAATTGAGCGTGAGGGTTATGTTCCAAATGTTGTTTATTCATGCGGTTCAATAATTCATAAAAACAATTTAGTAATACCTTATGCTATGAGCGATTCGGCAACTGGATTCACATTTGCCGATGTTAATAAAATTTTAAATAAAATTAATTTTTCTTTATAA
- a CDS encoding glycoside hydrolase family 130 protein gives MGIIKYSGNPILTNKDVPFKVNSIFNPGAVKFNDKYILLCRIEMPIGRSSFALAVSDDGYTFKVSEKPVLIPEDHKNCFEYVNWGIEDARITKLENKFYLTYTGYSKYMPLVILAETEDFQSFKIHGPISEPCNKDCTLFPEKINGFYWKIDRPSAENNRDIWISKSPDLIHWGDYKILFQPEPGTWENDKIGSSSTPIKTKDGWLILYHGVRGFGISSLYKIGAFLLDLEKPWIVKGKTKEPILSPEEDYERIGDVGNVVFSNGWIDEDNGDIKIYYSGADTNICIAETTIDYLLSVCKRI, from the coding sequence ATGGGGATAATAAAATATTCTGGAAATCCAATTTTAACTAATAAGGATGTTCCTTTTAAAGTAAACAGTATATTCAATCCGGGTGCTGTTAAATTTAATGATAAATATATATTGCTTTGTAGAATAGAAATGCCGATTGGAAGATCATCGTTTGCTTTAGCTGTTAGTGATGACGGTTACACATTCAAAGTTTCTGAAAAACCTGTCCTTATTCCCGAAGATCATAAAAATTGTTTTGAATATGTGAATTGGGGAATTGAAGACGCGAGAATTACTAAATTGGAAAATAAGTTTTATTTAACTTATACAGGCTATTCAAAATATATGCCCTTAGTAATTCTTGCCGAAACGGAAGATTTTCAATCATTTAAAATACACGGACCTATTTCTGAACCTTGCAATAAAGACTGTACACTTTTTCCTGAAAAGATAAATGGTTTTTATTGGAAGATTGATAGACCGTCAGCCGAAAACAATAGAGATATATGGATAAGTAAAAGTCCCGATCTTATACATTGGGGTGATTATAAAATATTATTTCAGCCGGAACCAGGAACTTGGGAAAATGATAAAATTGGATCATCGAGTACTCCAATTAAAACAAAGGACGGTTGGTTAATTCTATATCATGGCGTTAGGGGATTTGGTATTTCTTCATTATATAAAATTGGCGCGTTTTTATTGGACTTAGAAAAACCATGGATTGTTAAAGGAAAAACTAAAGAACCAATTTTAAGTCCTGAAGAAGATTATGAACGAATAGGAGATGTTGGAAATGTTGTATTTTCTAACGGCTGGATAGATGAAGATAACGGAGATATTAAAATATATTATTCCGGCGCCGATACGAACATCTGCATTGCTGAAACAACAATTGATTATTTGCTTTCGGTATGCAAGAGAATATAA
- a CDS encoding aldo/keto reductase, translating into MEYTFLGRSGLKVSRLCLGTMNFGAITSKESSFNILSQSIELGINFIDTANVYGGKIGEGITEQIIGEWLNENKSYRDKIVLATKVYGNMGNWPNERYLSAYHIKKACEDSLKRMKTDHIDLYQMHHIDRNTPWDEIAQAMEQLINAGKVIYVGSSNFAGWDIATACHEFKNNNMFSLVSEQSKYNLFNRKIEREVIPACEYYGVGIIPWSPLEGGLLGGVIEKTKEGRRTTDEVVKKFAENKIQITQWEDFCKQINEEPAKAALAWLIHQPAVNAPIIGPRKLEQLENCVSAIEIKFTKEQLDELDKIFPPAGQAPQYYSW; encoded by the coding sequence ATGGAATATACTTTTTTAGGGAGGTCGGGATTAAAGGTAAGCAGACTTTGTCTGGGAACAATGAACTTTGGAGCGATTACTTCAAAGGAATCAAGTTTTAATATATTGAGTCAGTCAATTGAATTAGGAATAAATTTTATTGATACAGCAAATGTTTACGGCGGTAAAATAGGCGAAGGAATAACAGAACAAATAATTGGTGAATGGCTTAATGAAAATAAATCATATAGGGATAAAATTGTTCTCGCGACAAAAGTTTATGGTAACATGGGAAACTGGCCAAATGAAAGATATTTATCCGCGTACCATATTAAAAAAGCTTGCGAAGACAGTCTAAAAAGAATGAAAACAGATCATATTGATCTTTATCAAATGCATCATATCGACCGAAACACGCCATGGGATGAAATTGCGCAAGCCATGGAGCAATTAATAAATGCTGGAAAAGTTATTTATGTTGGAAGCAGCAACTTTGCGGGATGGGATATAGCAACTGCATGTCATGAATTTAAAAATAATAATATGTTTAGTTTGGTTAGTGAACAAAGCAAATATAATTTGTTTAACAGAAAAATTGAAAGGGAAGTAATTCCCGCTTGTGAATATTATGGTGTTGGAATTATTCCGTGGAGTCCGCTCGAAGGAGGTCTTTTGGGCGGTGTTATTGAAAAAACAAAAGAAGGAAGACGAACTACGGATGAAGTTGTTAAAAAGTTTGCTGAGAATAAAATTCAAATAACTCAGTGGGAAGACTTCTGTAAGCAAATTAATGAAGAGCCGGCAAAAGCCGCATTAGCCTGGTTGATTCATCAGCCGGCGGTCAACGCTCCAATTATTGGTCCGAGAAAACTTGAACAGCTTGAAAATTGTGTTAGTGCCATTGAAATAAAATTCACCAAAGAACAATTGGATGAGCTTGATAAAATATTTCCGCCTGCCGGTCAAGCGCCGCAATATTACTCATGGTAA
- a CDS encoding T9SS type A sorting domain-containing protein, producing MILILNSSSFLAQQVEINRINQMPDFPVPYEMRDWKSVTLGYDSLVFNHTLQGDYLPLIYFENNTVNYPNDISFGLHTVVGTTVPNSGEAINVLPAVIGASLVDVDKSNQNGYNWVKMCKEYFNNRPAQNVYKNHPVDDTYDDWWYETMPNVFFYQLYDLYPNTIDFDKQLKSVADQWLKSVEQMGGKSNPWSVPYMNYRGYDLETMTPYSGGVKEPEAAGAIAWILYNAYKETNEIKYRIGAEWSMEYLNSLSFNPSYELQFGYGVYTAARMNAELGTNYDIVKLINWCFDIGSLRSWGSIIGNWGGLDVSGLIGEVNGNNDYAFLMNTFELASALVPLVKYDDRFANAIGKWMLNASNASRLFYTNYLPNYKQDSEEWSHKYDTKSYIAHEAIRESVFGTSPYATGDAISGAWGSTNLALYGSSHVGIFGGIIDTTNVKGIIKLDLNKTDYFNEHSYPTYLFYNPYETEKSVEFDSGNLNNDLYELVSNNFIMSSASGNVQLNIPPKSAIVVTLVPTGSEKKIDMNKFTADGIVVDFNSGQNINNHPPRIKALTPQSIKITTNDSIKVFCTAVDLDNDQLNYIWKSEDGKISAGEDNIIWTAPNKTGTFQISVMVNDNNGGVDSLSTFITVIESFNDDPVILNFNAEPRKIDLGDETQITCFATDDDGDELIYEWKAENGIVFGSGETIKWTAPNTAGNYFISCKVSDGNGGIVQDSIAVSVRDLSNTQSGSLICFYPFSGNADDKSGNNNNGTISGAVFVSDRFGNSNNALNFDGVNDYVKITNSNSLNFTNSISINLWFKINSFYEREQYIISHGNWERRWKISISNNKLRFTIKTASGITDLDSETNLVKDKLYNITALYSGAELEIYLNGKLDAFKNWSGAILTTDIDLTIAQTVPGNNNYNFNGIIDDVRIYDYALSLYEIVNLYDLSTYINENEKLIPEQNFLYQNYPNPFNGTTNIRYQISQITKIELEIYNLLGQKIKTLVNEQKSPGYYSLTWDGINDNGTFANSGIYFIRLHTDTFNASAKLVYLK from the coding sequence TTGATCTTGATTTTAAATTCATCGTCTTTCTTGGCTCAGCAAGTTGAGATAAATAGAATAAACCAAATGCCCGATTTCCCCGTACCGTATGAGATGCGAGATTGGAAAAGTGTAACCCTAGGATATGATTCGCTGGTATTTAATCATACTCTGCAAGGCGATTACTTACCTTTAATATATTTTGAGAACAACACTGTAAACTATCCGAACGATATAAGCTTTGGATTGCACACGGTTGTTGGAACAACGGTTCCCAATTCAGGTGAAGCAATAAATGTACTGCCGGCAGTAATTGGCGCAAGCTTAGTTGATGTAGATAAATCAAATCAGAACGGTTATAATTGGGTTAAAATGTGCAAAGAATATTTTAACAACAGACCTGCGCAAAATGTCTATAAAAACCATCCTGTTGACGATACTTATGACGACTGGTGGTATGAAACAATGCCGAATGTTTTTTTCTATCAATTGTATGATCTTTATCCAAATACAATTGACTTTGATAAGCAACTAAAAAGTGTGGCTGATCAATGGTTGAAGTCAGTTGAACAAATGGGTGGAAAATCAAATCCTTGGTCGGTTCCTTATATGAATTACCGTGGTTATGATTTGGAAACAATGACTCCTTATTCAGGTGGAGTAAAAGAACCTGAAGCAGCGGGAGCAATAGCATGGATATTATATAATGCGTATAAAGAAACGAACGAAATTAAATATAGAATAGGCGCCGAGTGGTCGATGGAATATTTAAATAGTTTGAGTTTCAACCCATCTTATGAATTGCAGTTTGGATACGGTGTTTATACTGCAGCAAGAATGAACGCGGAATTAGGTACAAATTATGATATAGTTAAATTGATAAATTGGTGCTTTGATATCGGTTCGTTAAGGAGTTGGGGAAGTATTATTGGAAATTGGGGCGGACTCGATGTTTCTGGATTAATCGGTGAAGTGAACGGCAACAATGATTACGCCTTTTTAATGAATACTTTTGAATTGGCTTCGGCTTTAGTTCCGTTAGTAAAATATGATGATAGATTTGCAAACGCAATTGGTAAATGGATGCTAAATGCTTCAAATGCCTCAAGATTATTTTATACAAATTATTTGCCTAATTATAAACAAGATAGCGAAGAATGGTCGCATAAATATGATACAAAATCTTACATTGCTCATGAAGCAATTAGGGAATCTGTTTTCGGTACAAGTCCATATGCTACCGGAGACGCGATAAGCGGTGCTTGGGGTTCTACAAACCTTGCTCTTTACGGCTCGTCGCATGTTGGTATTTTTGGCGGAATAATAGATACGACAAATGTTAAAGGAATTATAAAATTAGATTTAAATAAAACGGATTATTTTAATGAACATAGCTATCCAACATATTTGTTTTACAATCCTTATGAAACCGAAAAAAGTGTGGAGTTTGATTCCGGAAATCTCAACAACGATCTTTATGAGTTGGTCTCAAATAATTTTATCATGAGTTCTGCTTCCGGAAATGTACAATTAAATATTCCTCCTAAAAGTGCAATTGTTGTAACATTGGTGCCAACGGGAAGTGAAAAAAAAATTGATATGAACAAATTTACTGCGGATGGAATTGTTGTTGATTTTAATTCCGGACAAAATATAAATAATCATCCGCCAAGAATTAAAGCGTTAACACCACAATCAATAAAAATAACAACCAATGATTCCATTAAAGTATTTTGTACAGCGGTAGATTTAGATAATGATCAATTAAATTATATATGGAAAAGTGAAGATGGAAAAATATCTGCAGGCGAAGATAATATAATTTGGACAGCTCCTAATAAAACCGGTACATTTCAAATATCTGTCATGGTCAATGATAATAACGGCGGAGTAGATTCATTAAGTACATTTATTACTGTTATTGAATCATTCAATGATGATCCTGTGATATTAAATTTTAACGCAGAACCCCGTAAAATTGATCTCGGAGACGAAACGCAAATTACTTGTTTCGCTACCGATGATGACGGTGACGAATTGATATATGAATGGAAAGCAGAAAATGGTATAGTTTTTGGAAGCGGGGAAACAATTAAATGGACTGCTCCAAACACAGCTGGTAATTATTTTATATCTTGTAAAGTGAGCGACGGAAACGGAGGAATCGTACAAGATAGTATTGCGGTTTCCGTAAGAGATCTGTCAAATACTCAATCAGGTAGCTTAATTTGCTTTTATCCATTTTCGGGAAATGCCGACGATAAGAGCGGTAATAATAATAATGGAACAATAAGTGGAGCGGTCTTTGTTTCCGATAGATTTGGCAATTCAAATAATGCTCTTAACTTTGACGGAGTAAATGATTATGTAAAAATTACAAACAGCAATTCACTCAATTTTACAAATTCCATTAGTATAAATCTATGGTTTAAAATAAATTCGTTTTATGAAAGGGAACAGTACATTATCTCTCATGGAAATTGGGAGAGACGATGGAAAATATCGATCTCTAATAATAAACTACGATTTACTATTAAAACTGCCAGTGGAATTACTGATCTTGATTCCGAGACAAATTTAGTAAAAGATAAGCTTTATAATATTACTGCATTATATTCAGGAGCCGAGCTTGAAATATATTTAAATGGAAAATTGGATGCATTTAAAAATTGGTCAGGGGCTATTTTAACAACAGACATCGATTTAACAATTGCTCAAACTGTTCCTGGCAATAATAATTATAACTTTAATGGCATTATTGATGATGTAAGAATTTATGATTATGCACTATCGTTATATGAAATCGTGAATCTTTACGATTTGTCAACTTATATTAATGAAAATGAAAAATTAATTCCTGAACAAAACTTTTTATATCAAAATTATCCAAATCCATTTAATGGAACCACAAACATAAGGTACCAAATATCGCAAATAACGAAAATCGAATTGGAGATTTATAATTTGCTTGGACAAAAAATTAAGACGTTAGTAAATGAACAAAAATCTCCTGGATATTATTCTTTAACTTGGGATGGAATAAATGATAACGGAACATTTGCGAATTCCGGTATTTATTTTATCAGACTTCATACAGATACTTTTAATGCGTCTGCTAAATTGGTTTATTTAAAATAA